One stretch of Streptomyces sp. NBC_01363 DNA includes these proteins:
- the fxsA gene encoding FxSxx-COOH cyclophane-containing RiPP peptide, translating into MSETAHQGIPDGSASGGPGALPDLLGLDLESLRTLDHPVLAEVVADLRGRAEQPREMLWGFTNAF; encoded by the coding sequence ATGAGCGAGACGGCACACCAGGGCATACCCGACGGCAGTGCGTCCGGCGGGCCGGGCGCACTGCCCGATCTGCTGGGGCTCGATCTGGAGTCGCTGCGGACGCTGGACCATCCGGTGCTCGCCGAGGTGGTCGCGGATCTGCGCGGGCGGGCCGAACAGCCGCGGGAGATGCTGTGGGGTTTCACCAACGCCTTCTGA
- a CDS encoding SAV_2336 N-terminal domain-related protein, translating to MAGAGPEGSPDARGADDAGLYPAFVARLREAGLDPDVEQLRDALWLARWARHPDAPPEGDEERGSAPLPLLPPERADGRPADPGPDAVGPARSAPREEPPPRADPGDADRITLYPVPRNGPSDHARTGGPSGAGPGAAREGRAAALTFGVPAAPALPAPLELQRALRPLQRYHPASPPLRSTLDETATAELSARAGGLILPVFRGVSRREAVLQCVMDASSSMLVWDRMFGELQQIFSQLGAFRDVQVRYLHQGPDGAAAVSRSPDPAAAPLHSADRLSDPTGRRVTVLVSDCAGPLWHSGRAHRLLHQLAAQAPAAVLQPLPQRMWNRTRLPVTYGSLSRGDGPGGAAVLKVVEQPGTGPAVHPGALAVPVLPPVEGALAAWARLLSGTGSGQISGAVGWVRADHPAAAAQRPGGGLSSLQLVSRFRAAASPTAGQLAVYLAAAPLHLPVMQLVQRTMLPHSGPSELAEVLLSGLLSRSRSEGGGAYDGQWYEFVPGVREALLGPLGRDEALLVLKHCSQYIEQRFGKGGPNFPALAFAQLGEGRYAAPSAARGTYPMENGAPDEEIEEGGENGEGDAGGGSRVPHPFAEVAVRVLERFMPLPEQFVMQTGRGSHRGSVRTPNAAVESARALLRQFESDSMVQYLIDAVQLLRGATEREERPGADPGLWAEYSRCVLRLWEVQGDAELLREAEYAAERAAAHPAAVRERAVLAKVLHAAADDRRRRGDRRGALELLRRADREYTAACAAPGLEPAEALRLTLERVRALEAQWRLDGDTALLQAACGMLEAFADVWPDQENRPTTLPLAHGRTLLKLAGATVDTEQSRVYAGQAARSLRTAFEQGGGRHTMGTEVRILLDLVDALLGSGEEPDEAATLIQQALATVREQRLRASLQIRAGRVGVARYEHTGEPDQLVEAADWFARAARGVPRDSRAHADLLAEWGGTLLRRARLPDGRPHIGAAIRVLRDCRTETAAGSARQAERLLMLGRALMLRHRATEDRVDLREAEHLFGLAAQEAADPLTEARCWLELGRSHLDASRVLHRPARLDEAAEAFRGAAEAAGTAEAELDSPQQFGQAAELSATANHWRGMTYERAGRPRAAREAYRAAHREWRKLPDGGGSAGEATAERLAELER from the coding sequence ATGGCGGGCGCCGGACCCGAGGGCTCCCCCGACGCGCGTGGCGCCGACGACGCGGGGCTCTACCCCGCGTTCGTGGCACGGCTGCGCGAGGCCGGGCTCGACCCCGACGTCGAGCAGCTCCGCGACGCGCTCTGGCTGGCCCGCTGGGCCCGCCACCCGGACGCACCGCCGGAGGGCGACGAGGAGCGGGGGAGTGCTCCGCTCCCTCTCCTCCCCCCGGAGCGGGCGGACGGGCGGCCCGCCGACCCCGGGCCCGACGCCGTGGGACCCGCGCGGTCCGCGCCGCGCGAGGAACCCCCGCCGCGCGCGGATCCCGGGGACGCGGACCGGATCACCCTCTACCCCGTACCCCGCAACGGCCCCTCGGACCATGCCCGAACCGGCGGCCCGTCGGGGGCGGGCCCGGGTGCTGCCCGGGAGGGCCGGGCTGCCGCCCTCACCTTCGGCGTGCCCGCCGCCCCGGCGCTCCCCGCACCCCTCGAACTTCAGCGGGCACTACGACCGTTGCAGCGATACCACCCCGCCTCGCCACCGCTCCGCAGCACCCTCGACGAGACGGCGACCGCCGAACTCAGCGCCAGGGCAGGCGGGTTGATCCTGCCGGTCTTCCGCGGTGTGTCCCGGCGCGAGGCGGTCCTGCAGTGCGTCATGGACGCCTCGTCCTCGATGCTGGTGTGGGACCGCATGTTCGGTGAACTCCAGCAGATTTTCAGCCAGTTGGGTGCCTTCCGGGATGTCCAGGTGCGCTATCTGCACCAGGGGCCCGACGGCGCGGCCGCGGTGAGCCGCAGCCCCGACCCGGCCGCGGCGCCACTGCACTCCGCGGACCGGCTCAGCGACCCGACCGGCCGCCGCGTCACCGTCCTGGTCAGCGACTGCGCCGGTCCGCTCTGGCACAGCGGACGGGCCCACCGGCTGCTGCACCAGCTGGCCGCACAGGCCCCGGCCGCCGTGCTCCAGCCGCTGCCGCAGCGGATGTGGAACCGGACCAGACTGCCGGTCACCTACGGTTCGCTGTCCCGGGGCGACGGACCCGGCGGAGCCGCCGTGCTCAAGGTCGTCGAGCAGCCGGGCACGGGTCCCGCCGTGCACCCGGGGGCCCTCGCCGTACCCGTGCTCCCGCCGGTCGAGGGGGCGCTGGCGGCCTGGGCGAGACTGCTCTCCGGCACCGGCTCGGGACAGATCTCCGGCGCGGTCGGCTGGGTGCGGGCCGATCATCCGGCGGCGGCCGCGCAGCGGCCGGGCGGCGGACTCTCCTCGCTCCAGCTGGTCAGCCGCTTCCGTGCGGCGGCCTCACCGACCGCCGGGCAGCTGGCGGTCTACCTCGCGGCGGCCCCGCTGCACCTGCCGGTGATGCAGCTGGTGCAGCGCACGATGCTGCCCCACTCGGGCCCTTCCGAACTCGCCGAGGTGCTGCTGAGCGGTCTGCTGTCACGGAGCAGGAGCGAGGGCGGCGGCGCGTACGACGGCCAGTGGTACGAATTCGTGCCCGGCGTCCGGGAGGCGTTGCTCGGGCCGCTGGGCCGCGACGAGGCGCTGCTCGTGCTCAAGCACTGTTCGCAGTACATCGAGCAGCGGTTCGGCAAGGGCGGGCCGAACTTCCCGGCCCTGGCCTTCGCCCAGCTCGGCGAAGGCAGGTACGCGGCCCCGTCAGCCGCCCGCGGCACGTACCCCATGGAGAACGGCGCACCCGACGAGGAGATCGAGGAGGGTGGCGAGAACGGGGAGGGCGACGCAGGCGGCGGATCGCGCGTCCCCCATCCCTTCGCCGAGGTCGCGGTCCGCGTACTGGAGCGTTTCATGCCCCTGCCCGAGCAGTTCGTGATGCAGACCGGACGGGGCAGCCACCGCGGCTCCGTCCGGACCCCGAACGCGGCGGTGGAGAGCGCCCGCGCCCTCCTGCGGCAGTTCGAATCGGACAGCATGGTGCAGTACCTGATCGACGCCGTGCAGCTGCTGCGCGGCGCCACCGAACGTGAGGAGCGGCCGGGCGCCGACCCCGGGCTGTGGGCGGAGTACTCCCGCTGCGTGCTGCGGCTGTGGGAGGTCCAGGGCGACGCCGAACTGCTCCGCGAGGCGGAGTACGCCGCCGAACGGGCCGCCGCACACCCCGCCGCCGTGCGCGAACGGGCGGTACTGGCCAAGGTTTTGCACGCCGCGGCCGACGACCGGCGGCGGCGCGGCGACCGGCGCGGCGCACTGGAGCTGCTGCGCCGCGCCGACCGCGAGTACACGGCCGCCTGCGCCGCCCCCGGACTGGAACCCGCCGAGGCCCTCCGGCTGACGCTGGAACGGGTCCGGGCCCTGGAGGCACAGTGGCGGCTCGACGGCGACACCGCCCTGCTCCAGGCCGCGTGCGGCATGCTGGAGGCGTTCGCCGATGTCTGGCCCGACCAGGAGAACCGCCCCACCACCCTGCCCCTGGCACACGGGCGGACCCTGCTGAAGCTGGCCGGGGCCACCGTCGACACCGAACAGTCCCGGGTGTACGCGGGCCAGGCGGCACGTTCCCTGCGCACCGCGTTCGAACAGGGCGGTGGCCGGCACACCATGGGCACCGAGGTGCGCATCCTGCTGGACCTGGTGGACGCCCTGCTCGGCTCCGGCGAGGAACCGGACGAGGCCGCGACCCTGATCCAGCAGGCCCTGGCGACCGTACGCGAGCAGCGGCTGCGCGCCTCGCTCCAGATCAGGGCGGGCCGGGTCGGTGTCGCGCGGTACGAGCACACCGGTGAACCGGACCAACTCGTGGAAGCCGCCGACTGGTTCGCCCGCGCCGCCCGGGGCGTCCCGCGCGACTCGCGGGCCCACGCCGACCTGCTCGCCGAATGGGGCGGCACCCTGCTGCGCCGGGCCAGGCTGCCGGACGGGCGCCCGCACATCGGCGCCGCGATCCGGGTGCTGCGCGACTGCCGTACGGAGACGGCGGCGGGGAGCGCGCGCCAGGCCGAGCGGCTGCTGATGCTGGGCCGGGCACTGATGCTGCGGCACCGGGCCACCGAGGACCGGGTCGATCTCAGGGAGGCCGAGCATCTCTTCGGCCTCGCCGCCCAGGAGGCGGCCGACCCGCTGACCGAGGCGCGCTGCTGGCTGGAGCTGGGCCGGTCCCACCTCGACGCCTCCCGGGTGCTGCACCGTCCGGCCCGGCTGGACGAGGCGGCCGAGGCGTTCCGGGGTGCGGCCGAGGCGGCCGGCACGGCCGAGGCGGAGCTGGACAGTCCGCAACAGTTCGGACAGGCCGCCGAGTTGAGTGCTACAGCCAACCACTGGCGGGGTATGACGTACGAGAGGGCGGGACGCCCCCGGGCCGCACGCGAGGCGTACCGGGCGGCCCACCGGGAATGGCGCAAACTGCCGGACGGCGGCGGCTCGGCGGGCGAGGCGACTGCCGAACGGCTGGCGGAACTGGAACGCTGA
- a CDS encoding MoxR family ATPase, producing MSEPSEWLIYRGAGEPHEGIEQLPPPPPWRDFASRGTPAPDEPDGDGSADRRLGGHRHIAELHRPGAEELEMINAALYLRRPLLVTGTPGAGKSTLAHSVAHELGLGRVLRWPIVSRTTLLDGLYHYDAIARLQDVQIAAHGAGGAEAADGVGSYIRLGPLGTALLPSDRPRVLLIDELDKSDIDLPNDLLNVLEEGEFGIPELERIADRLPDGEAEVLDDDGNKVKVRGGRVQCTSFPFVVLTSNGERDFPAPLMRRCIHLELGRPDHQRLATFVRAHLGDEAARSGDDLIAHFLERSRSELLATDQLLNAIYLTDAAAPAGRDRLADLLIQRLDRPR from the coding sequence ATGAGTGAACCCAGCGAGTGGCTCATCTACCGAGGGGCCGGCGAACCGCACGAAGGCATCGAGCAGTTGCCGCCGCCGCCGCCCTGGCGCGACTTCGCGAGCCGAGGCACCCCGGCCCCCGACGAGCCGGACGGGGACGGTTCCGCCGACCGCCGCCTCGGCGGCCACCGGCACATCGCCGAACTCCACCGGCCGGGCGCCGAAGAGCTCGAAATGATCAACGCCGCGCTCTATCTGCGGCGCCCGCTGCTGGTCACCGGCACCCCCGGCGCCGGGAAGAGCACCCTGGCCCACTCCGTCGCCCATGAGCTGGGGCTGGGGCGGGTCCTGCGCTGGCCGATCGTGAGTCGGACGACGCTGCTGGACGGCCTCTACCACTACGACGCCATCGCCCGGCTCCAGGACGTGCAGATCGCCGCACACGGCGCGGGCGGTGCCGAGGCCGCCGACGGTGTGGGCAGCTACATCCGGCTCGGGCCGCTCGGCACCGCGCTCCTTCCCTCGGACCGGCCCCGGGTCCTGCTCATCGACGAGCTCGACAAGAGCGACATCGATCTGCCGAACGACCTGCTCAACGTGCTGGAGGAGGGCGAGTTCGGCATTCCCGAACTGGAACGGATCGCCGACCGGCTGCCCGACGGCGAGGCGGAGGTCCTCGACGACGACGGCAACAAGGTGAAGGTGCGGGGCGGCCGGGTGCAGTGCACGTCCTTCCCGTTCGTGGTCCTCACCAGCAACGGCGAACGGGATTTCCCGGCGCCCCTGATGCGCCGGTGCATCCATCTGGAGCTCGGACGCCCCGACCACCAGCGTCTCGCGACCTTCGTACGCGCCCACCTCGGCGACGAGGCGGCGCGCTCCGGGGACGATCTCATCGCCCACTTCCTGGAGCGGTCCCGCAGCGAACTCCTCGCCACGGACCAGTTGTTGAACGCGATCTACCTCACCGACGCCGCCGCCCCGGCCGGCCGCGACCGCCTCGCCGACCTGCTCATCCAGCGACTCGACCGGCCGAGGTGA
- a CDS encoding trypsin-like peptidase domain-containing protein, with protein MTHPPGGGAWQGPNDAESALMSLVKDATVRIHRPEPGYAPEGSDGDFLGSGFFIAPNWVLTCAHVAMEGRGRQVNVVYKTARGGDAVRVGGTVRAALPEERPGTGGWPAPDLALIQLLRPVEHPCVYLSERSTGMNRGAYYFAGWADGGAGTLKRLGRECRVVGTVDDWADGDEQVLIEASQLYAGMSGGPVVDLVRGEVVGVLKSRATDTNGGTAIGVERLRTLPVPERAATAESDDPYQAVFHAHDRYHADRHNNPVDDEETWADVQRDLGSVAGPALTPQQRVDLLGRLAKLPPPVSTRSLLDILGGLGHGYRTVGVPAPRGWRDGLGVLYDAREGDEALERILRYCMSAIAAERPYVVPSTKLAEDALWDWVKETAEDRLRRPFRREMARLRYQGRYDRGVEHLRTPEPADEPVRPPRSPSSVVLYLEPRAWQPDHYDWRVVARLSADDLPVTENYQGTRADELPARLAASLGKAFRMCDEPDNPAILQVVVEPALLDLEVEKWQLPADSRPLGVQRPVVIRCSDERSAPPEDALPEREARWKRIHTGPMRAAVVDCDDGMRVPVPVMAELRGLAYETVPVLCRYGGRTDAQSLAGFGRVLDGGFDVVLWRRPRAERAASCTEFHLRAVDTVDGAGVVDRLPQKIHELRRGVREGRTDMFWSDGIALIYGNPQPPPPGPLLQAP; from the coding sequence GTGACGCACCCGCCGGGCGGGGGCGCATGGCAGGGGCCGAACGACGCGGAGTCCGCGCTGATGAGCCTCGTGAAGGACGCGACGGTGCGCATCCATCGTCCGGAGCCCGGGTATGCCCCTGAAGGATCCGACGGCGACTTCCTGGGGAGCGGCTTCTTCATCGCCCCGAACTGGGTCCTCACGTGCGCGCATGTCGCGATGGAGGGGAGGGGGCGTCAGGTGAACGTGGTGTACAAGACCGCCCGCGGCGGCGACGCCGTCCGGGTCGGGGGCACGGTCAGGGCGGCCCTGCCCGAGGAGCGGCCCGGCACGGGCGGCTGGCCGGCCCCCGACCTCGCCCTCATCCAGCTGCTGCGCCCCGTCGAACACCCCTGTGTGTACCTCAGCGAACGCTCCACGGGCATGAACCGCGGCGCGTACTACTTCGCGGGCTGGGCGGACGGCGGCGCGGGCACGCTCAAGCGGCTCGGCCGGGAGTGCCGGGTGGTGGGCACCGTCGACGACTGGGCCGACGGCGACGAACAGGTGCTGATCGAGGCGAGCCAGCTGTACGCGGGCATGTCCGGCGGACCCGTCGTGGACCTGGTCCGGGGCGAGGTCGTCGGCGTACTCAAGTCGCGCGCCACCGATACCAACGGCGGTACGGCGATCGGCGTGGAGCGGCTGCGCACGCTGCCCGTGCCGGAGCGGGCGGCGACGGCCGAGTCCGACGACCCGTACCAGGCCGTGTTCCACGCCCATGACCGCTACCACGCCGACCGCCACAACAACCCCGTCGACGACGAGGAGACCTGGGCGGACGTCCAGCGGGACCTGGGCTCCGTGGCGGGCCCGGCGCTCACCCCGCAGCAACGCGTCGACCTGCTGGGGCGGCTCGCCAAGCTGCCCCCACCGGTCAGTACCCGCAGCCTTCTCGACATCCTCGGCGGCCTGGGCCACGGGTACCGGACCGTCGGCGTCCCGGCCCCTCGCGGCTGGCGCGACGGGCTGGGCGTCCTCTACGACGCGCGCGAGGGCGACGAGGCGCTGGAGCGGATCCTGCGCTACTGCATGAGCGCCATCGCCGCCGAACGCCCGTACGTGGTGCCGTCCACCAAACTCGCCGAGGACGCCCTGTGGGACTGGGTGAAGGAGACCGCCGAGGACCGGCTCCGGCGGCCGTTCCGCCGTGAGATGGCCCGGCTCCGGTACCAGGGCCGGTACGACCGGGGCGTCGAGCACCTGCGAACCCCCGAACCGGCCGACGAGCCGGTCCGGCCGCCGCGCTCCCCGTCGTCCGTCGTGCTGTACCTGGAGCCCCGCGCCTGGCAGCCGGACCACTACGACTGGCGGGTCGTCGCCCGCCTGTCCGCCGACGACCTGCCCGTGACGGAGAACTACCAGGGCACCAGGGCCGACGAACTGCCGGCCAGGCTCGCCGCCTCCCTCGGGAAGGCGTTCCGGATGTGCGACGAACCCGACAACCCCGCGATCCTCCAGGTCGTGGTGGAACCGGCGCTGCTCGACCTGGAGGTCGAGAAGTGGCAGCTGCCCGCGGACAGCCGGCCGCTCGGAGTCCAGCGGCCGGTCGTCATCCGCTGCTCGGACGAGCGCTCCGCCCCGCCCGAGGACGCCCTCCCGGAGCGCGAAGCGCGCTGGAAGCGCATCCACACCGGCCCGATGCGGGCCGCCGTCGTCGACTGCGACGACGGTATGCGGGTACCCGTGCCCGTGATGGCGGAGCTGCGCGGACTGGCGTACGAGACCGTCCCGGTGCTCTGCCGGTACGGCGGACGGACCGACGCCCAGAGCCTCGCGGGGTTCGGGCGGGTGCTCGACGGCGGGTTCGACGTGGTCCTGTGGCGGCGCCCGAGGGCCGAACGGGCCGCGTCCTGCACGGAGTTCCACCTCCGTGCCGTCGACACGGTCGACGGTGCGGGCGTGGTCGACCGGCTCCCGCAGAAGATCCATGAGCTGAGAAGAGGGGTGCGCGAGGGTCGTACCGACATGTTCTGGTCGGACGGCATTGCCCTGATCTACGGCAATCCGCAACCGCCGCCGCCCGGCCCGTTGTTGCAGGCGCCGTGA
- a CDS encoding CU044_2847 family protein has translation MGDSDARITRIEMPDGTEVWARISGAEEELARPGSGPSFTDIGAGNIADRVQARVESLQGVVTSVARSLAEPLRAVRPDEVSVEFGIELTAKSGKVVGLLADGEAKGSIKVTLTWSGGGPPLDPPPPAQVPAQAPGQQPAAPSASPASPASPAPSAGAPTGASAHASGTGPDDGSGS, from the coding sequence ATGGGTGACAGTGACGCCCGTATTACGCGCATTGAGATGCCCGACGGCACGGAGGTCTGGGCGCGGATCTCCGGTGCCGAGGAGGAGCTGGCGCGACCCGGTTCGGGCCCGTCGTTCACGGACATCGGCGCCGGGAACATCGCCGATCGGGTGCAGGCCCGGGTCGAGAGCCTGCAGGGGGTCGTGACCAGCGTCGCGCGTTCGCTCGCCGAGCCGCTGCGGGCCGTGCGGCCCGACGAGGTCAGCGTCGAATTCGGCATCGAACTCACCGCGAAGTCCGGCAAGGTCGTCGGACTCCTCGCGGACGGCGAGGCCAAGGGGTCCATCAAGGTCACGCTGACGTGGAGCGGCGGCGGGCCGCCCCTCGACCCACCGCCGCCGGCACAGGTGCCCGCGCAGGCGCCGGGGCAGCAGCCGGCCGCCCCCTCCGCCTCTCCAGCTTCTCCCGCTTCTCCCGCTCCTTCCGCCGGGGCACCCACCGGCGCATCGGCGCACGCGAGCGGCACCGGGCCGGACGACGGAAGCGGATCGTGA
- a CDS encoding DUF6104 family protein — MYFTDRGIEELEKRRGEEEVTFEWLAEQLRTFVDLNPDFEVPVERLATWLARLDDEDEDE, encoded by the coding sequence ATGTACTTCACCGACCGCGGTATCGAGGAGCTGGAGAAGCGGCGAGGCGAGGAAGAGGTCACTTTCGAGTGGCTCGCCGAGCAGCTCCGTACGTTCGTCGACCTCAATCCCGACTTCGAGGTGCCGGTCGAGCGCCTCGCGACCTGGCTGGCCCGGCTCGACGACGAGGACGAGGACGAGTAG
- a CDS encoding DUF4097 family beta strand repeat-containing protein produces the protein MPVSTWAIAEPQKLTFDDPVTSLSVRIVGGAVNVVGTEEPTARLEISGIEGPPLIVTQEDGTLTVAYEDLPWQNFLKWFDRKGWHRSAVVSLAVPAGSAVEVGVVGAGAVVSGIRGRTDVRGVTGDTTLVGLAGPVLAETVSGSVEAQSVTGELRFHSVSGDLTVVEGAGASVRAESVSGNMVLDLDPTGKPTDIRLTTVSGEVAIRLPHPADATVEANTASGSVSNGFEDLRVSGQWGAKKITGTLGAGTGQLRATTVSGSIALLRRPPAEDGPYDAEPTGKVL, from the coding sequence ATGCCTGTGTCGACATGGGCCATCGCCGAGCCCCAGAAGCTGACCTTCGACGACCCCGTGACGTCACTCAGCGTGCGCATCGTCGGAGGCGCCGTCAATGTCGTCGGCACCGAGGAACCGACCGCCCGGCTGGAGATCTCCGGGATCGAGGGACCGCCGCTGATCGTGACCCAGGAGGACGGCACGCTCACCGTCGCGTACGAGGACCTGCCCTGGCAGAACTTCCTCAAGTGGTTCGACCGCAAGGGCTGGCACCGCAGCGCGGTCGTCTCGCTCGCCGTCCCGGCCGGGTCGGCGGTGGAGGTCGGCGTCGTCGGCGCGGGCGCCGTCGTGTCCGGAATCCGCGGGCGTACGGACGTCCGCGGCGTCACCGGCGACACCACGCTGGTCGGGCTCGCGGGGCCGGTCCTGGCCGAGACGGTCTCCGGCAGCGTGGAGGCCCAGTCGGTCACCGGCGAGCTCCGCTTCCATTCGGTCTCGGGCGATCTGACGGTCGTCGAGGGCGCCGGGGCCTCGGTACGGGCGGAATCGGTCAGCGGCAACATGGTGCTCGACCTGGACCCGACCGGGAAGCCCACGGACATCCGACTGACCACGGTCTCCGGCGAGGTCGCCATCCGGCTGCCGCACCCGGCGGACGCGACGGTCGAGGCCAACACCGCGAGCGGCTCCGTCTCCAACGGGTTCGAGGACCTGCGGGTCAGCGGCCAGTGGGGGGCGAAGAAGATCACCGGCACGCTCGGCGCCGGGACCGGGCAGCTGAGGGCGACGACCGTCTCGGGATCGATCGCCCTGCTGCGCCGCCCGCCGGCCGAGGACGGTCCGTACGATGCCGAGCCGACCGGAAAGGTGCTCTGA
- a CDS encoding PadR family transcriptional regulator encodes MPPVFAHGRLRLYLLKLLDEAPRHGYEVIRLLEERFQGLYAPSAGTVYPRLAKLEAEGLVTHATEGGRKVYSITDAGRAELAGRTGELADLELEIRESVSELAAEIRDDVRGAAGKLRSEMRAAADETRHTGSGSGSGRKGDREFPFGDFGDFGDFGDKEAWRAAKEELRKAKQEWKEQARRAKDESRRAREEAQQARRQAKEAQDRAREQMQNAARQVQEHFARGDWPTGVREGLAEITGQLSGFARAGARPPYVKPEPADVDPAWGKDTASTGDPARDLDRLLDRFRDDIRDAARDRGVTEEQLAEARGHLSTAAARIGALLRKGGSGEK; translated from the coding sequence ATGCCCCCCGTATTCGCCCACGGCCGCCTCCGCCTCTATCTGCTGAAGCTCCTAGACGAGGCCCCCCGCCACGGCTACGAGGTCATCCGGCTCCTGGAGGAGCGTTTCCAGGGGCTGTACGCCCCCTCGGCGGGCACGGTCTACCCGCGCCTGGCCAAGCTGGAGGCCGAGGGCCTCGTCACCCATGCCACCGAGGGCGGCCGCAAGGTCTACTCGATCACCGACGCGGGCCGCGCCGAACTGGCCGGCCGCACCGGTGAACTGGCCGATCTGGAACTGGAGATCCGGGAGTCGGTCTCCGAGCTGGCCGCCGAGATACGGGACGACGTACGCGGCGCCGCCGGCAAGCTGCGCAGCGAGATGCGGGCCGCGGCGGACGAGACCAGGCACACGGGTTCCGGTTCCGGTTCCGGCCGCAAGGGCGACCGGGAGTTCCCCTTCGGCGACTTCGGGGACTTCGGGGACTTCGGCGACAAGGAGGCGTGGCGCGCCGCGAAGGAGGAGCTGCGCAAGGCCAAGCAGGAGTGGAAGGAGCAGGCCCGCCGGGCGAAGGACGAGTCCCGCCGCGCCCGCGAGGAGGCCCAGCAGGCCCGCCGTCAGGCCAAGGAGGCCCAGGACCGGGCGCGCGAGCAGATGCAGAACGCCGCCCGCCAGGTCCAGGAGCACTTCGCCCGGGGCGACTGGCCCACGGGCGTACGGGAGGGGCTGGCCGAGATCACCGGCCAGCTGAGCGGCTTCGCCAGGGCGGGCGCCCGGCCCCCGTACGTCAAGCCCGAGCCCGCCGACGTCGACCCCGCCTGGGGCAAGGACACCGCCTCCACCGGCGACCCCGCCCGCGACCTGGACCGCCTGCTCGACCGCTTCCGCGACGACATCCGCGACGCGGCCCGGGACCGGGGTGTCACGGAGGAGCAGCTGGCGGAGGCCCGCGGCCATCTGTCGACGGCGGCGGCCCGCATCGGGGCACTGCTGCGGAAGGGCGGCAGCGGGGAGAAGTGA
- a CDS encoding cellulase family glycosylhydrolase, which translates to MRMRMGLGSVLTSVVTSVVLAAGALAPVADAHPAPPDRPGIPRLTDDEGRTLTLRGWSFADKTNSGDQALTAITEKQFRDLHAKGFDFARLLIFWDDLEPRRGQYSTAYLRRIDRVLGWARKYGIRVVLDAHQDVFGPAFGSRGIPAWATRTDGLPFTPHPDDWFAEYFEPAVQRAFTHLYEDPDLQHAQAQMWKVVADRYAHHPAVIGYDLINEPMGELQESEDLPTAARRIEARQLTPMYNRLARAIRSVDRSTWLFVEPTPAVGEGVPTGLGVIKDHRIVYAPHFYNTAMEAGADYDPSAGWIESYEAAVTTYPEQRHIPVVVGEWGPLNNTLPQMGRFYQDAMASLNRYTSGWAGWVWCYGGGYCALDENGDFAANKERTATPYAPAVAGTVHSDTYDDNARVYRLTYTAGRRGTTEISLPPTAGRWRVSVDGRAEVRRRGGEVTVRARKGTRVTVTVTGTARG; encoded by the coding sequence ATGCGAATGCGGATGGGCTTAGGCAGCGTACTCACGTCGGTCGTCACTTCGGTTGTGCTCGCGGCGGGGGCGCTCGCCCCTGTCGCCGACGCACATCCCGCACCACCGGATCGGCCCGGCATCCCTCGTCTCACCGACGACGAGGGCCGCACCCTCACCCTGCGCGGATGGAGTTTCGCGGACAAGACGAACAGCGGTGACCAGGCGCTGACCGCCATCACCGAGAAACAATTCCGCGATCTGCATGCCAAGGGCTTCGACTTCGCCCGGCTCCTCATCTTCTGGGACGACCTGGAGCCGCGCCGGGGCCAGTACAGCACCGCGTATCTGCGCCGGATCGACCGGGTCCTGGGCTGGGCGCGGAAGTACGGCATCCGGGTGGTGCTCGATGCCCACCAGGACGTCTTCGGCCCGGCGTTCGGCAGTCGGGGCATCCCGGCCTGGGCGACCCGTACCGACGGTCTGCCCTTCACCCCGCACCCCGACGACTGGTTCGCCGAGTACTTCGAGCCCGCTGTGCAGCGTGCCTTCACCCATCTCTACGAGGACCCCGATCTCCAGCACGCCCAGGCGCAGATGTGGAAGGTCGTCGCTGACCGCTACGCGCATCACCCCGCCGTCATCGGCTACGACCTGATCAACGAGCCGATGGGGGAGCTCCAGGAGAGTGAGGACCTGCCGACGGCCGCCCGGCGCATCGAGGCCCGCCAGCTCACCCCGATGTACAACAGACTGGCCCGCGCCATTCGTTCGGTGGACCGCTCCACCTGGCTCTTCGTCGAACCCACCCCCGCCGTCGGCGAGGGTGTCCCCACCGGGCTGGGCGTGATCAAGGACCACCGGATCGTCTACGCACCGCATTTCTACAACACCGCGATGGAGGCGGGCGCCGACTACGACCCGTCGGCGGGCTGGATCGAGTCGTACGAGGCCGCCGTCACCACCTACCCGGAGCAGCGGCACATTCCGGTCGTCGTCGGCGAGTGGGGCCCGTTGAACAACACGCTTCCCCAGATGGGTCGTTTCTACCAGGATGCGATGGCCTCCCTGAACCGCTACACCTCGGGCTGGGCCGGCTGGGTGTGGTGCTACGGCGGCGGCTACTGCGCCTTGGACGAGAACGGGGACTTCGCCGCCAACAAGGAGCGGACCGCCACCCCGTACGCCCCCGCCGTCGCCGGAACCGTCCACTCCGACACGTACGACGACAACGCCCGCGTGTACCGGCTCACTTATACGGCGGGCCGCCGCGGCACCACGGAGATCTCGCTGCCGCCGACGGCCGGGCGGTGGCGGGTCTCGGTGGACGGCCGCGCCGAGGTCCGCAGGCGCGGGGGAGAGGTGACCGTCCGGGCCCGGAAGGGGACGCGCGTCACGGTGACGGTGACCGGGACGGCGCGCGGCTGA